In Hermetia illucens chromosome 1, iHerIll2.2.curated.20191125, whole genome shotgun sequence, one genomic interval encodes:
- the LOC119646605 gene encoding zinc finger protein GLIS2 homolog, with the protein MEFLSYNAYRRPYTLTPPWSEYPPFIGLSKYEGHYQFIQDDYPQFPTPPHSTSPPTLYLDPSHSEKDRDISSAAPESSRTTSVIMRVADKSIVEVRPKSTNIEVEEEFVCRWLNCSKMFDTLESLAAHVTQTHAVASGDGLYYCKWEGCSRMERGFNARYKMLVHVRTHTKEKPHQCPQCEKSFSRAENLKIHTRSHSGEKPYVCPVEGCTKAYSNSSDRFKHTRTHLTEKPYVCKVPGCQKRYTDPSSLRKHVKTFKHTSLIEENKAKAQSGDHLVDQTPPKETGAYRISRDSEEAQPRIPYPEFTSRLIERTPPCSCSYECLNSYQHPEMYKLDGYYDGVFLSYDRRFHISDDAVSPAPPAPYWGVQSKIVDTHCMMEPMDLDMDMDVPLDLSVHRHTTGHR; encoded by the exons ATGGAGTTTCTGAGTTACAACGCTTATAGGCGGCCTTATACATTAACCCCGCCTTGGAGTGAATATCCTCCGTTTATTGGATTATCTAAGTACGAAGGACACTATCAATTTATACAGGATGACTACCCGCAGTTTCCAACGCCGCCGCACTCTACATCACCCCCAACTTTATATCTGGATCCATCACACAGCGAAAAAGATAGAGACATTTCGTCTGCAGCTCCAGAATCATCAAGGACTACTTCGGTAATCATGCGTGTGGCTGATAAGTCTATTGTTGAAGTACGACCGAAATCCACAAACATTGAAGTTGAAGAAGAATTTGTTTGCCGTTGGCTGAATTGCTCAAA AATGTTTGATACGTTGGAAAGTCTTGCTGCGCACGTTACGCAAACCCACGCCGTTGCTTCTGGAGATGGACTTTACTACTGCAAATGGGAGGGTTGCTCGCGCATGGAGCGTGGCTTTAACGCGCGTTATAAAATGCTAGTCCATGTCAGAACGCATACCAAAGAAAAACCTCATCAGTGCCCCCAGTGCGAAAAGAGCTTCTCGCGGGCGGAAAACCTAAAAATACATACGAGATCTCATTCGGGTGAAAAACCCTACGTTTGCCCAGTGGAAGggtgtacaaaagcatattcAAACTCGTCAGATCGTTTCAAGCACACAAGAACTCATCTTACGGAGAAACCCTACGTCTGCAAAGTACCAGGATGTCAAAAGCGCTACACAGACCCCTCATCACTCCGCAAACACGTGAAAACCTTCAAGCATACAAGTCTCATAGAAGAGAACAAAGCCAAGGCGCAGTCAGGTGATCATCTCGTGGACCAGACACCTCCTAAGGAGACGGGAGCATACCGTATATCGCGAGATTCCGAAGAAGCCCAACCCAGAATTCCGTATCCCGAATTCACGAGTCGACTGATCGAAAGGACCCCACCGTGCAGTTGCAGCTATGAATGCCTAAACAGCTATCAGCACCCGGAAATGTACAAGTTGGATGGCTACTATGACGGTGTCTTTTTGTCATACGATCGTCGCTTCCATATAAGTGACGATGCGGTCTCACCTGCCCCACCAGCTCCTTATTGGGGAGTGCAATCAAAAATTGTCGATACGCATTGCATGATGGAACCAATGGATTTGGATATGGACATGGACGTTCCGTTGGATCTCAGTGTGCACCGCCATACAACGGGGCACAGATAA